The window GCTTTGGTTACAACGAAGGTATAGATAGGTGTGGTGCATGTGCTAAAAAGCATGACGGGATATGGTCGAGGAGTAAAAGAGATGGATGGTGCGAAGGTCACTGTTGAGATTCGGAGCGTTAACCATCGTTTCTTTGAAGCATCCATTAAAGCGTCTAAGTCCATTCTTTATTTAGAAGACGAAATCAAGCAACGATTAAAGTCGGTACTCTCTAGAGGGAGAATTGACGTGTACATCACAATCGAAGGGGATTTCGAGCAAGGGAATGAGCTAGAGGCCCGTTTTGATTTGATGGATCAATATATTAAGTCTTTACAAATAGCGAAAGGTCGATATAACCTAGTAGGGGACATTTCCATTCAAGACGTAACTCGTTTATCCTCATTATTCGTTGTTCATGAGCGTGAAGAGTGGTCGAACTTTGAAACAATCATACTCGAAAGCTTAGAACAGGCAATGGTTGAATTAGTGGACATGCGACGAAGAGAAGGTGAATCCATTCACCGTGACTTCTCAGGAAGGCTCTATTCCTTGGGTGAACTACTTATGGACCTTGAGTCAAGACGTGAAGTTGCCGTTGAAGAAACGAGGGAATCGATTCGCTCTCGCTTAGCTGACTATGTCAAAGAGGTCGTTCAAGACGAAGCGCGGCTGTTACAAGAGGTTGCCTTGTTAGCTGAAAAAGGGGACATTGCGGAAGAAATAACGAGAATGTTTAGTCATCTTGAACAATTTAAGACGCTGATGGACGTAAATGAACCAGTAGGACGGCGATTGGATTTCATCATTCAAGAAATGCACCGTGAAGTGAACACAATCGGCTCTAAAGCAAACGATGTAAAGATTGGTGAATGGACCATTCAGCTAAAGAGCATCGTAGAAAAATTAAAAGAACAAACGCAAAATGTTGAATAAACATTGAGTTTTCGATAGGATTTTTCATATACTTAATATATTGATTGATTTTGGGTCATGACATAAAGGGGGAGCCATGTTTGAGCTTACGTCTGATTAACATAGGATTTGGGAACGTTGTCTCAGCGAA of the Pontibacillus halophilus JSM 076056 = DSM 19796 genome contains:
- a CDS encoding YicC/YloC family endoribonuclease; amino-acid sequence: MTGYGRGVKEMDGAKVTVEIRSVNHRFFEASIKASKSILYLEDEIKQRLKSVLSRGRIDVYITIEGDFEQGNELEARFDLMDQYIKSLQIAKGRYNLVGDISIQDVTRLSSLFVVHEREEWSNFETIILESLEQAMVELVDMRRREGESIHRDFSGRLYSLGELLMDLESRREVAVEETRESIRSRLADYVKEVVQDEARLLQEVALLAEKGDIAEEITRMFSHLEQFKTLMDVNEPVGRRLDFIIQEMHREVNTIGSKANDVKIGEWTIQLKSIVEKLKEQTQNVE